One Maribacter cobaltidurans genomic window carries:
- a CDS encoding single-stranded DNA-binding protein, whose translation MNALKNKVQLIGNLGQDPEIITMDNGTKLAKFSLATTESYKNAKGEKVDDTQWHNIVAWGKTAEIVENYLLKGKQVAVEGKLTHRSYETKEGERRYITEIRCNELLMLGK comes from the coding sequence ATGAACGCACTTAAAAACAAAGTACAGTTGATTGGAAACTTGGGACAGGACCCAGAAATTATCACCATGGACAACGGCACTAAATTGGCCAAATTCTCATTGGCCACTACCGAGAGCTATAAAAATGCCAAAGGGGAGAAGGTAGATGATACCCAATGGCACAATATTGTGGCTTGGGGCAAGACGGCAGAAATTGTAGAGAACTATTTGCTCAAAGGCAAGCAGGTGGCCGTAGAAGGTAAACTTACCCACCGCTCGTATGAGACCAAGGAAGGAGAAAGAAGATATATTACGGAAATCCGATGCAATGAATTATTGATGTTGGGAAAATAA
- a CDS encoding S1 family peptidase, protein MIRFFRFLIIPLFISCQVYSQSLGLDRVEKLKRCTVRLETENKTRIGTGFFVSENGHLATNFHNVNKAIKRDSITNDILSIGNVWAFFDDGRKIRMGIAPHFLYEDDGSFNYDFYKKGIIGDFILLFPAESTIKKFEYLKLGSWEDISEGDEVYTAGYPLGNIDLSFFKGIVSTKFIQTRSMKINGIENIETISAAYLDVTINGGNSGGPLIKYEKKSKKERVVGIIGFRKNPNSSKTLDKALNYIRKYNELNTTDDIKYKKEIDDKKDVFYALSQNSVGIGGAYPINILKNILSKLYQKQ, encoded by the coding sequence ATGATTAGATTCTTTAGATTTCTGATTATTCCCCTTTTTATTTCTTGTCAAGTATATTCTCAATCATTGGGCTTGGATAGGGTTGAGAAACTAAAAAGATGTACGGTGCGCCTAGAAACAGAAAATAAAACAAGAATTGGAACTGGCTTTTTTGTATCGGAAAATGGACATCTTGCGACTAACTTTCATAATGTTAATAAAGCTATTAAAAGAGACTCGATTACCAACGACATTTTATCAATAGGAAATGTCTGGGCTTTTTTTGATGATGGGCGTAAGATTCGGATGGGCATAGCTCCTCACTTTCTTTATGAAGATGATGGTTCGTTCAATTATGATTTTTATAAAAAAGGCATTATTGGAGATTTCATATTATTGTTTCCGGCTGAATCTACTATCAAAAAATTTGAATATTTAAAATTAGGTAGTTGGGAAGATATATCGGAAGGTGACGAAGTGTACACGGCTGGGTATCCTTTAGGAAATATAGATTTATCATTTTTTAAAGGAATTGTATCTACTAAATTCATACAAACAAGAAGCATGAAGATCAATGGTATCGAAAATATTGAAACAATATCTGCGGCATATCTAGATGTTACTATAAATGGTGGTAATTCAGGTGGTCCATTAATCAAATATGAAAAAAAATCTAAAAAAGAACGTGTGGTCGGGATTATTGGATTTAGGAAAAATCCGAACAGTTCTAAAACACTAGACAAAGCGCTGAACTATATTAGAAAGTATAACGAATTAAATACTACAGACGACATAAAATATAAAAAAGAAATTGATGATAAAAAGGATGTTTTTTATGCCCTTTCACAAAATTCCGTTGGCATAGGTGGGGCTTATCCCATTAATATTCTAAAGAATATATTGTCGAAGTTGTATCAGAAACAATAA
- a CDS encoding virulence RhuM family protein — protein MDNLSQNESEFIFYRSDEGNINIQVIVDDNSETIWVNQKSMAEIFDVTTQSITIHLKNIFESGELDESSTCKEILQVQTEGKRNVQREIKFYNLDVIISVGYRVNSYKATQFRIWASTVLKQYMIKGFALDDERLKQGKNLFGKDYFDELLEKIREIRASERRFYQKITDLYATAIDYDSKAPITRDFYATVQNKLHWAIHQHTAAELIEKRADASKPNMGLTSWKNSKDKGKILKSDTEVAKNYLTKDELSDMNALAAMLLDFAENRARRGMTMKMVDWIEKLNDFLRFNEYEILDNLGTITNKYAKQKAFKEFEKFRVKQDQEYESDFDEAITVIKETGKLPEPPHERFSIKSAMKQLKERNEKKKLSDFNQKLKQGLDWNPKESKS, from the coding sequence ATGGATAATTTGTCTCAAAACGAATCTGAATTTATTTTTTATCGATCAGATGAAGGAAATATCAATATTCAGGTAATAGTTGATGATAATTCAGAAACAATTTGGGTCAATCAAAAATCAATGGCAGAGATTTTTGATGTAACTACTCAAAGCATAACTATACATCTAAAGAATATTTTTGAAAGTGGTGAATTAGATGAAAGTTCAACTTGTAAAGAAATTTTACAAGTTCAAACAGAAGGAAAGAGAAATGTTCAAAGAGAAATCAAGTTTTATAATCTTGATGTAATCATTTCTGTAGGTTATAGAGTAAACTCATATAAAGCTACTCAATTTAGAATTTGGGCATCTACTGTTTTAAAGCAATACATGATTAAAGGTTTTGCTTTAGATGATGAAAGATTAAAACAAGGGAAGAATCTTTTTGGTAAAGATTATTTTGATGAATTACTCGAAAAGATTCGAGAGATTCGAGCATCCGAAAGAAGGTTTTACCAAAAGATTACGGATTTATACGCAACTGCAATAGATTATGATTCCAAAGCCCCTATAACGAGAGATTTTTACGCAACTGTACAGAATAAGCTTCATTGGGCAATTCATCAACATACGGCTGCTGAATTAATAGAAAAGAGGGCTGATGCTTCTAAACCAAACATGGGTTTGACTTCCTGGAAAAACTCTAAGGATAAAGGAAAAATTTTAAAAAGTGATACCGAAGTTGCTAAGAACTATTTAACCAAAGATGAATTGAGTGACATGAACGCCCTTGCTGCTATGCTACTTGACTTTGCAGAGAATAGAGCAAGAAGGGGTATGACAATGAAAATGGTTGACTGGATTGAAAAATTGAATGATTTCCTAAGGTTCAACGAGTATGAGATTTTGGATAATCTTGGAACTATTACGAACAAATACGCAAAGCAAAAAGCCTTTAAGGAGTTTGAAAAATTTAGGGTAAAACAAGATCAAGAATATGAGTCTGATTTTGATGAAGCAATTACTGTAATAAAAGAAACGGGTAAACTTCCCGAACCCCCACATGAAAGATTTAGCATTAAAAGTGCAATGAAGCAATTAAAGGAAAGAAACGAAAAAAAGAAGCTATCCGATTTTAATCAAAAATTAAAACAAGGTTTAGATTGGAATCCTAAAGAAAGTAAATCCTGA